The DNA window TGTTCATGGAATATGGGGAAGATAAAACCTCTAATTCATCAATGCACTCAATTTTGGTGGCCCGAGGTTTATTGAGCATGGGACACCATATTATGGGGATGGATGATAGGATAGCATATTCAATTATTGGAAAGCGTATCATGCATCATAAAGTCTTTTACAATGTATTAATGAGATGAGCTATATGTGGTTTCCTTCAGATGAACCTAAAGAAATTTTAAGAGGAAATAACTTGGACAAATTATCAATTCCTTCTTTAGGTTATTTAAGAATATTAAATGAGAATTATGAGTTTATATTATTCTTGAATGATAATCTGATAGTGGGTGCGTGGTGTTTAGATATAAAGTCTTTATCTGAACTTTTCCAAAATGAAGCAATGGAAGTGATTAAAATTCTGCCAGACTCAAGGATAGAACTATTTGAAATTAATCCTAGATTGTTTAAGACAATTTTAGATTTAAATGAAGAATGTAAGTTGTCATTACCTATTCGAATAGATATGTTCTGGGATAAAATTGGTTTTAATACAAACGTTTCTCGTGAGACATTATTAGCGAAGTATAGAATTAAAGAACCTTCGGAAGAGCACATAAAAAATTTAGTAAGTACTTATAAATCTTAAAAGGGGATGGTGTAAAATGAAAAAATATCCAAGAATTCAGTTTCAAAAAAGACTGGACCAGTTAAGGAATGATGTTGAGGAGATGGGGCAAACTAGTTTGGATTCATATAAAAATGCTATAGATGCATTTAAAAATTATGATTCTGAACTCGTCAATAAAGTAATTCGTAATCATCAGAAGCTGCAAGAAATGAATTACAATTTAGAACAGGAGGCAATGAGTATAATTGCTTCAGAACAGCCTGTTGCAAAGGATTTAAGATTTATTGAAACATCTATTAAGGTGGCAAGTCATTTAAAACGTATGGGTGGATTAGCATCTAACATAGCTGATGTAGCAGAACATATCAAGGATGAAGAAATTCCTGAAAAACCAATGAACGACATAACCCATATGAGTGACATTGTAGATGGAATGGTCAGCAAGAGTTTATCTGCATTTCTCAACGAAGATATGAACTTGGTGCGGGAATTAAAACGTGATGATGATAAGGTTGATGATTTATTCGACCAAGCCC is part of the Methanobacterium lacus genome and encodes:
- a CDS encoding DUF2226 domain-containing protein, with translation MWFPSDEPKEILRGNNLDKLSIPSLGYLRILNENYEFILFLNDNLIVGAWCLDIKSLSELFQNEAMEVIKILPDSRIELFEINPRLFKTILDLNEECKLSLPIRIDMFWDKIGFNTNVSRETLLAKYRIKEPSEEHIKNLVSTYKS
- the phoU gene encoding phosphate signaling complex protein PhoU encodes the protein MKKYPRIQFQKRLDQLRNDVEEMGQTSLDSYKNAIDAFKNYDSELVNKVIRNHQKLQEMNYNLEQEAMSIIASEQPVAKDLRFIETSIKVASHLKRMGGLASNIADVAEHIKDEEIPEKPMNDITHMSDIVDGMVSKSLSAFLNEDMNLVRELKRDDDKVDDLFDQALNDISNSMFQEKEAISYMISLLFVARFLERIADRAENIGDRTIYMITCEKPGVADKLNQLINDEEKK